The Microbacterium sp. KUDC0406 genome includes a window with the following:
- a CDS encoding alpha-ketoacid dehydrogenase subunit beta, translating into MPLAKALNAGLRKAMQDDPRVLLMGEDIGPLGGVFRVTEQLQAEFGDRRVLDTPLAESGIVGSAIGLAMAGFRPVCEIQFDGFVFPAFDQITTQLAKMTNRHEGALSMPIVIRIPYGGHIGAIEHHQESPEAYFAHTPGLRVVSPSTPNDAYWMIQEAIASNDPVIFLEPKSKYWQKGEVELDASAAPLHATRIVRRGSDVTLVGHGAMVTTLLQAAALAEAEGTSCEVIDVRSLSPVDYGPILDSVRSTGRMVYAQEAPQHTSVGSEIAATVMERAFYALEAPVLRVSGFDTPFPPAKLEGAYLPDADRVLEAVDRSLAY; encoded by the coding sequence CCATGCAGGACGACCCGCGCGTGCTGCTGATGGGTGAGGATATCGGCCCGCTCGGCGGCGTCTTCCGCGTCACCGAGCAGCTGCAGGCCGAGTTCGGCGACCGCCGCGTGCTCGACACCCCGCTCGCCGAGTCCGGCATCGTCGGCTCCGCGATCGGCCTCGCGATGGCCGGGTTCCGCCCGGTGTGTGAGATCCAGTTCGACGGCTTCGTGTTCCCGGCGTTCGACCAGATCACCACGCAGCTCGCGAAGATGACGAACCGGCACGAGGGCGCGCTCTCGATGCCGATCGTCATCCGCATCCCCTACGGCGGGCACATCGGCGCGATCGAGCATCACCAGGAGAGTCCGGAGGCGTACTTCGCGCATACTCCCGGCCTGCGCGTGGTCAGCCCGTCGACGCCGAACGACGCGTACTGGATGATCCAGGAGGCGATCGCCTCGAACGACCCGGTGATCTTCCTGGAGCCGAAGAGCAAGTACTGGCAGAAGGGGGAGGTCGAGCTGGATGCCTCGGCCGCGCCGCTGCACGCGACGCGCATCGTCCGCCGCGGCAGTGACGTCACGCTCGTCGGCCACGGCGCGATGGTCACCACGCTGCTGCAGGCCGCGGCGCTCGCCGAGGCAGAGGGCACCAGCTGTGAGGTCATCGACGTGCGCTCGCTTTCGCCGGTGGACTACGGCCCGATCCTCGACTCGGTGAGATCCACCGGTCGGATGGTCTACGCCCAGGAGGCCCCCCAGCACACCAGTGTCGGCAGCGAGATCGCGGCGACCGTGATGGAGCGCGCCTTCTACGCGCTCGAGGCGCCGGTGCTGCGCGTCTCGGGCTTCGACACCCCGTTCCCGCCGGCCAAGCTCGAGGGCGCCTACCTGCCAGACGCCGATCGCGTCCTCGAAGCCGTCGACCGGTCCCTCGCCTACTGA
- a CDS encoding dihydrolipoamide acetyltransferase family protein, with amino-acid sequence MSTQTFTLPDVGEGLTEAEIVSWKVAPGDTVAVNDVICEIETAKSLVELPSPHAGVVGEVLVAEGKTIDVGTPIITFVTETADAAARERAKRDEGPAPAAEGGGAVLVGYGTGGGATSRRRKPAERPVRSSVGVIAKPPIRKLARDLGVDLASVTPTGADGEVTRDDVMKHASQASVFRNIETPEWGDVREEVLPVPEPVEGPGGLARGIQPGSDPARTEAIPVKGVRKASANAMVQSAYSAPHVTVWKEVDATRTMELVKRLKASPDFADIKVSPLLIMARAVIWALRRTPMVNAAWVDTADGAEIAVRHYVNLGIAAATPRGLIVPNIKDAQTLGMKDLARALNRLTLTAREGKTAPVDQQGGTFTITNIGVFGMDAGTPIINPGEAGIVAMGTIAQKPWVVDGEVRPRWVTTVAGSFDHRVIDGDGMSRFIADVAAILEEPALLVD; translated from the coding sequence ATGAGCACTCAGACCTTCACCCTCCCCGACGTCGGCGAGGGCCTCACCGAGGCCGAGATCGTCAGCTGGAAGGTCGCCCCCGGCGACACCGTCGCGGTCAACGACGTCATCTGCGAGATCGAGACGGCGAAGTCGCTCGTCGAGCTGCCCTCGCCGCACGCGGGCGTGGTCGGTGAGGTGCTCGTCGCGGAAGGGAAGACGATCGACGTCGGCACCCCGATCATCACCTTCGTCACCGAGACGGCGGATGCTGCGGCTCGTGAGCGAGCGAAGCGAGACGAAGGGCCGGCACCGGCCGCCGAGGGCGGCGGCGCTGTGCTGGTCGGCTACGGCACCGGGGGAGGGGCGACCTCGCGGCGCCGGAAGCCGGCCGAGCGCCCGGTGCGTTCGTCCGTCGGGGTAATCGCGAAGCCGCCGATCCGCAAGCTCGCCCGCGACCTGGGAGTAGATCTGGCATCCGTCACGCCGACCGGCGCCGATGGAGAGGTGACCCGCGACGACGTCATGAAGCACGCCTCGCAGGCCAGCGTCTTCCGCAACATCGAGACCCCGGAGTGGGGCGACGTGCGCGAGGAGGTCCTTCCGGTTCCTGAGCCTGTCGAAGGGCCGGGGGGCCTCGCCCGCGGCATCCAGCCCGGCAGCGACCCGGCACGCACCGAGGCGATCCCGGTGAAGGGCGTCCGCAAGGCGAGCGCCAACGCCATGGTGCAGAGCGCCTACTCGGCCCCGCACGTGACGGTGTGGAAGGAGGTCGACGCCACCCGCACGATGGAGCTCGTCAAGCGGCTGAAGGCCTCGCCCGACTTCGCCGACATCAAGGTGTCGCCGCTGCTGATCATGGCGCGCGCCGTGATCTGGGCGCTGCGCCGCACCCCGATGGTCAACGCCGCCTGGGTGGACACCGCCGACGGCGCCGAGATCGCCGTGCGGCACTACGTGAATCTCGGCATCGCCGCGGCGACGCCGCGCGGGCTGATCGTGCCGAACATCAAGGACGCCCAGACGCTCGGCATGAAGGACCTCGCCCGTGCGCTGAACCGTCTCACACTGACCGCACGCGAGGGCAAGACGGCGCCGGTGGATCAGCAGGGCGGCACGTTCACGATCACGAACATCGGTGTGTTCGGGATGGATGCCGGCACGCCGATCATCAACCCCGGCGAGGCGGGCATCGTCGCGATGGGCACGATCGCGCAGAAGCCCTGGGTCGTCGACGGCGAGGTGCGCCCGCGGTGGGTCACCACGGTCGCCGGCTCGTTCGACCACCGCGTGATCGACGGCGACGGCATGAGCCGCTTCATCGCCGACGTCGCCGCCATCCTCGAGGAGCCCGCGCTGCTCGTCGACTGA
- a CDS encoding ROK family protein produces MTISAAGRASVGSVLDFAWNAGVFTATEAMSQVALTRSTVIEAIDTLAGIGILHELPNARSAGGYRGGRPARRFEIADDLGVVIGIDSGLSHLAVTVADPFETVLAHRRIEVPRTASSGARRRTLSGLLDEALRDAGAERASVLAVCAGVAAPVNRDGISPPHPEGFWARTNPGLADLLTGWAPIVDVKNDASLAAAAEGAGGAAAGCQDYVALLAGERFGAGVVVDGHLLHGAHGGVGEGVVFDHVVGVGTAYGLRYAIEREVRAAVASGAIPASGAIGTLAGGKDIDPRTVLEFAASGDADAALIADRVGETVAIIIGVLGSTFDPSRVIVCGAIADSIEPVLAAARRSLPSQLHLPAPELIASTLGADVVSLGAVATAREAARTRAVPALVQQRLAGR; encoded by the coding sequence ATGACGATTTCCGCCGCCGGCCGCGCGAGTGTCGGTTCTGTGCTCGACTTCGCCTGGAACGCGGGAGTGTTCACTGCGACCGAGGCGATGTCCCAGGTCGCCCTGACCCGGTCGACCGTGATCGAGGCGATCGACACTCTGGCCGGAATCGGCATCCTGCACGAACTGCCGAACGCCCGCTCAGCCGGCGGGTACCGCGGCGGACGCCCGGCGCGGCGGTTCGAGATCGCGGACGACCTGGGCGTGGTGATCGGCATCGACTCAGGCCTCTCGCACCTGGCGGTGACTGTCGCGGACCCGTTCGAGACGGTCCTCGCGCATCGGCGCATCGAGGTGCCGCGCACTGCGTCGTCCGGCGCGCGCCGGCGGACCCTCAGCGGCCTGCTCGACGAGGCGCTGCGCGATGCCGGAGCGGAGCGCGCAAGTGTGCTCGCGGTCTGCGCTGGTGTCGCGGCACCGGTCAATCGCGACGGCATCTCTCCCCCGCATCCGGAGGGATTCTGGGCCCGGACGAACCCTGGTCTCGCCGATCTGCTCACCGGCTGGGCGCCGATCGTCGACGTGAAGAACGACGCGTCCCTCGCCGCCGCGGCGGAGGGAGCGGGCGGCGCAGCGGCCGGATGCCAGGACTACGTCGCCCTGCTCGCCGGCGAGCGCTTCGGTGCCGGCGTGGTCGTCGACGGCCACCTGCTGCACGGCGCACACGGCGGCGTCGGCGAGGGCGTCGTGTTCGACCACGTGGTCGGCGTCGGAACCGCGTACGGCCTGCGCTACGCGATCGAGCGGGAGGTGCGCGCGGCGGTGGCGTCTGGCGCGATCCCCGCATCCGGCGCGATCGGCACCCTCGCGGGCGGCAAGGACATCGATCCACGCACCGTGCTCGAGTTCGCGGCGTCCGGAGATGCGGATGCCGCGCTGATCGCCGACCGGGTCGGCGAGACCGTCGCCATCATCATCGGTGTGCTCGGCAGCACGTTCGACCCGTCGCGCGTCATCGTGTGCGGCGCGATCGCTGACAGCATCGAACCGGTTCTGGCCGCAGCTCGGCGCAGCCTGCCGTCACAGCTGCACCTGCCGGCGCCCGAGCTGATCGCGTCGACGCTCGGCGCCGATGTGGTTTCCCTCGGCGCCGTGGCGACGGCCCGCGAGGCCGCCCGCACGCGCGCCGTGCCTGCGCTCGTGCAGCAGCGTCTCGCCGGTCGTTGA
- a CDS encoding ABC transporter substrate-binding protein — MRRLVAAGAVMVLGAALLAGCSADGRETIRFTFSKREAIAFMTDLVAKYNSSQDKVRVVIDTSGVDVVSASFVRGNPPDIMLANYNMEVSRFVERCALSDLGDTDAASEIKDDYQPLLDQYGVCAGRTSALPYSVMAASVIYNKQIFADNGIDVPTTWDQLLSACETLKAAGVTPFEATLKDDWTVGQGWFDYSVGGSLDVIDFFDALKAEGADVGPDSETSFSKDFAEPMDRMQQLLKAYINKDAPSRGYNDGNLAFAQGKAAMYLQGPWAFSEIAKTAPDLELGTFPLPMTDSEDDLAVRVNLDLAAMIPEGSRHKEAARDFLEYLYQPENIEEYNASQLGFTPTESAPAPDDPRIEGMIPFVDEGRIYQGPSVLVPKTIPVFNYAQAMALGADPASVLATMDADWARVAFRAPVLKSETKESAK; from the coding sequence ATGCGGCGCCTGGTCGCTGCCGGGGCGGTGATGGTCCTGGGCGCGGCCCTGCTCGCCGGCTGCTCGGCCGACGGCCGCGAGACGATCCGCTTCACATTCAGCAAGCGCGAGGCGATCGCGTTCATGACCGACCTGGTGGCGAAATACAACTCCTCGCAGGACAAGGTCCGGGTCGTGATCGACACCTCCGGCGTCGACGTGGTCTCCGCCAGTTTCGTGCGCGGGAATCCGCCGGACATCATGCTGGCGAACTACAACATGGAGGTCTCGCGCTTCGTCGAGCGCTGCGCGCTGAGCGACCTCGGCGACACCGATGCGGCATCCGAGATCAAGGACGACTACCAGCCGCTGCTCGACCAGTACGGGGTGTGCGCAGGGCGCACCAGCGCCCTGCCGTACTCGGTGATGGCGGCCTCGGTGATCTATAACAAGCAGATCTTCGCCGACAATGGCATCGACGTGCCGACCACCTGGGACCAGCTGCTCTCCGCATGCGAGACCTTGAAGGCTGCCGGCGTCACGCCCTTCGAGGCCACCCTGAAGGACGACTGGACCGTCGGCCAGGGCTGGTTCGACTACTCCGTGGGCGGCTCGCTCGACGTGATCGACTTCTTCGACGCGCTGAAGGCCGAGGGCGCCGACGTCGGGCCCGATTCCGAGACTTCGTTCTCGAAGGACTTCGCCGAGCCGATGGACCGGATGCAGCAGCTGCTGAAGGCGTACATCAACAAGGATGCTCCGAGCCGTGGCTACAACGACGGCAACCTGGCGTTCGCGCAGGGCAAGGCGGCGATGTACCTGCAGGGCCCCTGGGCCTTCAGCGAGATCGCCAAGACCGCGCCGGATCTCGAGCTCGGCACCTTCCCGCTGCCGATGACCGACAGCGAGGACGACCTCGCGGTCCGCGTGAACCTCGACCTCGCGGCGATGATCCCGGAGGGCTCCCGGCACAAGGAGGCCGCGCGCGACTTCCTGGAGTACCTGTATCAGCCCGAGAACATCGAGGAGTACAACGCCTCGCAGCTCGGCTTCACCCCGACCGAGAGCGCCCCCGCGCCCGACGACCCCCGCATCGAGGGGATGATCCCCTTCGTGGATGAGGGCCGCATCTATCAAGGCCCCTCCGTGCTGGTGCCCAAGACCATCCCGGTCTTCAATTACGCGCAGGCCATGGCGCTCGGCGCAGATCCGGCATCCGTGCTGGCGACGATGGACGCCGACTGGGCGCGCGTGGCGTTCCGCGCACCGGTGCTGAAGAGCGAGACGAAGGAATCCGCGAAATGA
- a CDS encoding carbohydrate ABC transporter permease, which produces MSTQTLIAVEAEAAREGRGGRRGRAPRIRMERVNWSGTIILILCAVTVLLPLYVTISMAFKTTNQAVDGNAFSLPAPFSIDGFVQAWNLTKFPVGAGISLLVTAGTVVATIILAAFASYAIVRNWDRRLFRYSFFYLLAAMFIPFPVVALPQIQLTGRVGLDNPFGVIILATMFQLSFSVLLFTAFLRSIPLELEESARIDGASTWQTFWRIIFPLLGPMSATVGIFAFLYAWNDFMMPSLIISDPALQTLPVRQNLFQTQFSNNYNVSFASYLMAMAPAIVAYLFTQRWVMEGVTQGAVKG; this is translated from the coding sequence ATGTCAACGCAGACACTCATCGCCGTCGAGGCCGAGGCCGCCAGAGAGGGTCGGGGCGGACGCAGGGGCCGCGCGCCCCGCATCCGCATGGAACGGGTGAACTGGTCGGGCACGATCATCCTGATCCTGTGCGCCGTCACCGTGCTCCTCCCGCTGTACGTCACCATCTCGATGGCGTTCAAGACCACGAACCAGGCCGTCGACGGCAACGCCTTCTCGCTGCCCGCGCCGTTCTCGATCGACGGGTTCGTGCAGGCCTGGAACCTCACGAAGTTCCCGGTCGGCGCGGGGATCTCGCTCCTCGTCACGGCGGGCACGGTCGTGGCGACCATCATCCTCGCCGCGTTCGCGTCGTACGCGATCGTGCGCAACTGGGACCGTCGGCTGTTCCGGTACTCGTTCTTCTACCTGCTCGCGGCGATGTTCATCCCGTTCCCCGTGGTGGCGCTGCCGCAGATCCAGCTCACCGGCCGCGTGGGGCTCGACAACCCGTTCGGCGTGATCATCCTCGCGACGATGTTCCAGCTCAGCTTCAGCGTGCTGCTGTTCACCGCGTTCCTGCGGTCGATCCCGCTCGAGCTCGAGGAGAGCGCGCGCATCGACGGGGCGAGCACCTGGCAGACCTTCTGGCGTATCATCTTCCCGCTGCTCGGCCCGATGAGCGCCACGGTCGGCATCTTCGCCTTCCTGTACGCCTGGAACGACTTCATGATGCCGTCGCTGATCATCTCCGACCCGGCGCTGCAGACCCTGCCGGTGCGGCAGAACCTGTTCCAGACCCAGTTCAGCAACAACTACAACGTGTCATTCGCGTCGTACCTGATGGCCATGGCCCCCGCGATCGTCGCCTACCTGTTCACCCAGCGCTGGGTGATGGAGGGCGTCACGCAGGGCGCCGTCAAGGGCTGA
- a CDS encoding glycoside hydrolase family 13 protein — protein sequence MTDALVIDTPEDQRTPAWWRQAVVYQIYPRSFADANGDGIGDIPGILSRADYLADLGIDAVWLSPFYPSALADGGYDVADYRDVDPRLGTLADFDAMITALHQRGIKVVVDIVPNHTSNLHAWFQEALAAGRGSAARERYIFREGSGPDGAEPPTDWQSTFGGGAWQRVEDGQWYFHHFAVEQPDLNWANPEVRADFVKTLRFWSDRGVDGFRIDVAHMLTKDLTEPLPSTAELEAIPRDGNHPLFDRDDVHEVYAEWREVFNSYDPPRTAVAEAWVETPERRARYASAEGLGQAFNFDLLVADFDATQFRTIIADNLAQAHVTGSSTTWVLSNHDVTRHATRYGLPPLNGRRVKQGAEWVAAGGPEEELDRERGTRRARAATLLLLGLPGSTYVYQGEELGLHEVASIGPEQRQDPAFFRGGEFDGLGRDGCRVPLPWTASGSSFGFGSAGAHLPQPDWFSAYAVDAEAADPASTLNLYREALRLRHELQTRESLEWIETGRTDVLHFVRPNGWQVLTNFGTEPYPLDGEVVLASGPVTPGILPAETTVWLAPTGR from the coding sequence ATGACCGATGCGCTCGTCATCGACACCCCCGAAGACCAGCGGACGCCCGCCTGGTGGCGCCAGGCCGTCGTCTACCAGATCTATCCGCGCAGCTTCGCCGATGCGAACGGCGACGGGATCGGCGACATCCCCGGCATCCTGTCGCGCGCCGACTACCTCGCCGATCTCGGGATCGACGCGGTGTGGCTGAGCCCGTTCTACCCGTCGGCGCTCGCCGACGGCGGGTACGACGTCGCGGACTACCGCGACGTCGATCCGCGGCTGGGCACCCTGGCCGACTTCGACGCGATGATCACGGCTCTGCATCAGCGCGGGATCAAGGTCGTGGTCGACATCGTGCCGAACCACACCTCGAACCTGCACGCCTGGTTCCAGGAGGCGCTCGCCGCGGGACGCGGATCCGCCGCGCGGGAGCGGTACATCTTCCGGGAGGGCAGCGGGCCCGACGGGGCGGAGCCGCCGACGGACTGGCAGTCGACCTTCGGCGGCGGTGCCTGGCAGCGGGTCGAGGACGGGCAGTGGTATTTCCACCACTTCGCGGTCGAGCAGCCCGACCTCAACTGGGCGAACCCCGAGGTGCGCGCCGACTTCGTGAAGACGCTGCGCTTCTGGTCGGATCGCGGCGTGGACGGCTTCCGCATCGACGTCGCCCACATGCTGACGAAGGACCTCACCGAGCCGCTGCCGTCCACGGCCGAACTCGAGGCGATCCCGCGCGACGGCAATCATCCGCTGTTCGACCGGGATGACGTGCACGAGGTGTACGCCGAGTGGCGCGAGGTGTTCAACTCCTACGACCCGCCCCGCACAGCAGTCGCCGAGGCGTGGGTGGAGACGCCGGAGCGCCGGGCGAGGTACGCCTCGGCGGAGGGGCTCGGCCAGGCGTTCAACTTCGACCTGCTCGTGGCCGACTTCGATGCCACGCAGTTCCGGACGATCATCGCCGACAACCTCGCCCAGGCGCATGTCACCGGATCGTCGACGACGTGGGTGCTGTCGAACCACGACGTCACCCGGCATGCCACGCGCTACGGCCTGCCCCCGCTGAACGGCCGAAGGGTCAAGCAGGGCGCCGAATGGGTCGCCGCGGGCGGACCGGAGGAGGAGCTGGACCGCGAGCGCGGCACGCGCAGGGCCCGCGCGGCGACGCTGCTGCTGCTCGGCCTGCCCGGCAGCACCTACGTGTACCAGGGCGAGGAGCTCGGACTGCACGAGGTCGCCTCGATCGGGCCGGAGCAGCGGCAGGATCCGGCGTTCTTCCGCGGCGGCGAGTTCGACGGACTCGGGCGGGACGGATGTCGCGTGCCGCTGCCGTGGACGGCATCCGGATCCTCGTTCGGGTTCGGATCCGCCGGCGCGCACCTCCCGCAGCCGGACTGGTTCTCGGCGTACGCCGTGGATGCCGAGGCGGCCGACCCCGCGTCGACGCTGAACCTGTACCGCGAGGCGCTGCGGCTGAGGCACGAGCTGCAGACCAGGGAGAGCCTGGAGTGGATCGAGACAGGCCGCACCGACGTGCTGCACTTCGTCCGGCCGAACGGCTGGCAGGTGCTGACGAACTTCGGAACCGAGCCGTACCCGCTCGACGGCGAGGTCGTACTGGCCAGCGGACCCGTCACGCCCGGCATCCTGCCGGCGGAGACCACGGTCTGGCTCGCTCCCACCGGTCGTTGA
- a CDS encoding metal ABC transporter solute-binding protein, Zn/Mn family, with protein MKKTAWVLAAATTIGALALSGCSASPASDDDRVQVVASTNVYGDIAASIGGDRVDVTSIIDDAAKDPHSYEASARDMLQVSHADLVIENGGGYDAFMEALRADSDAEVITAVEFSHDFPGADEAEHDHEHEGEDAHEHADEDGHEGHDHIEGFNEHVWFDVHTMIHVAEQISDDLTELDPDGSAEYEAGAKKLIAELEGFEKQLGVLHEKNEGRPIFMTEPLPGYLAAAVGLDDVTPDGFAEAVEEGNDVAPATLLAAVKAIRAGDVDAVLTTVQTGGGETAEVTRVAEENGVPVVPFSELLVKDQSYAEWMHDAIQSLSEALER; from the coding sequence ATGAAGAAGACGGCATGGGTTCTGGCGGCGGCGACGACGATCGGCGCGCTCGCGCTCAGCGGATGCTCCGCATCACCCGCATCCGACGACGACCGCGTGCAGGTCGTCGCATCGACCAACGTCTATGGCGACATCGCCGCCAGCATCGGCGGCGACCGGGTCGACGTCACGAGCATCATCGACGACGCCGCGAAGGACCCGCACTCCTACGAGGCATCCGCGCGCGACATGCTGCAGGTCAGCCACGCCGACCTGGTCATCGAGAACGGCGGGGGCTACGACGCCTTCATGGAGGCGCTGCGCGCCGACTCGGATGCCGAGGTGATCACGGCCGTCGAGTTCTCGCATGACTTCCCCGGTGCCGACGAGGCGGAGCACGACCATGAGCACGAGGGCGAAGACGCGCACGAGCACGCGGATGAGGACGGGCACGAGGGCCACGACCACATCGAGGGGTTCAACGAGCACGTCTGGTTCGATGTGCACACCATGATCCACGTGGCCGAGCAGATCTCCGACGACCTCACCGAGCTCGATCCCGACGGCAGCGCCGAGTACGAGGCCGGGGCGAAGAAGCTCATCGCTGAGCTCGAGGGCTTCGAGAAGCAGCTCGGTGTCCTGCACGAGAAGAACGAGGGGCGGCCGATCTTCATGACCGAGCCGCTGCCCGGCTACCTCGCGGCAGCAGTCGGGCTGGACGACGTCACGCCCGACGGGTTCGCCGAGGCCGTCGAGGAGGGCAATGACGTCGCGCCCGCGACACTGCTCGCCGCGGTGAAGGCGATCCGGGCCGGCGACGTCGACGCGGTGCTCACCACCGTGCAGACCGGGGGAGGCGAGACCGCCGAGGTCACGCGGGTGGCCGAGGAGAACGGAGTGCCGGTCGTGCCCTTCAGTGAACTCCTGGTCAAGGATCAGTCGTACGCTGAATGGATGCACGACGCGATCCAGAGCCTCTCCGAAGCCCTCGAGCGGTGA
- a CDS encoding metal ABC transporter ATP-binding protein, producing the protein MSGAPQGAQGRARRRVPGTSTGLPPILEIRGAALRREDRELWSGLDLDVHPGELIAVLGPSGSGKTTLLRAILGLQPLSAGDIRFEGEAIRTGNKRVGYIPQQHPFPADTSMRARDLVALGVHGTRFGLPVPRRGDRERVDELLDSVGATSFAERPVGLLSGGEQQRLRVGQALADDPALLLCDEPLSNLDLANQRAVIDIIDHQRREKDAAVLLVTHDINPLLGRVDRILYIASGRFVLGRAQEVLRSDVLTDLYGTAVFVLRAGDRLVVVGAPDAETRHEHEHDHEHEVGDVPGGFA; encoded by the coding sequence GTGAGCGGCGCTCCGCAGGGGGCCCAGGGCCGCGCTCGGCGGCGGGTGCCGGGAACCAGCACCGGTCTCCCGCCGATACTCGAGATCCGCGGTGCCGCGCTGCGTCGTGAGGATCGCGAGCTGTGGTCGGGACTCGATCTCGACGTGCACCCCGGTGAGCTCATCGCGGTGCTCGGTCCGTCGGGGTCGGGCAAGACCACGCTGCTCCGGGCGATCCTCGGGCTGCAGCCGCTCTCGGCGGGCGACATCCGCTTCGAGGGCGAGGCGATCCGCACCGGCAACAAGCGCGTCGGCTACATCCCGCAGCAGCATCCGTTCCCGGCCGACACGTCCATGCGCGCCCGCGACCTCGTCGCACTGGGCGTGCACGGCACGCGCTTCGGCCTGCCGGTCCCGCGCCGCGGCGACCGCGAGCGAGTCGACGAACTCCTCGACTCCGTGGGGGCGACATCGTTCGCCGAGCGTCCGGTAGGACTGCTCTCCGGAGGGGAGCAGCAGCGGCTGCGCGTCGGGCAGGCGCTCGCCGACGATCCGGCGCTGCTGCTCTGCGACGAGCCGCTGTCGAACCTCGACCTGGCCAACCAGCGCGCGGTGATCGACATCATCGATCACCAGCGCCGCGAGAAGGATGCCGCCGTGCTGCTGGTCACGCACGACATCAACCCGCTGCTGGGCAGAGTCGACCGCATCCTCTACATCGCCTCCGGACGGTTCGTGCTGGGGCGCGCGCAGGAGGTGCTGCGCAGCGACGTGCTCACCGACCTGTACGGCACTGCCGTCTTCGTGCTGCGCGCCGGCGACCGTCTGGTGGTCGTGGGTGCACCGGACGCCGAGACGCGGCATGAGCACGAGCACGATCACGAGCACGAGGTCGGCGACGTGCCGGGAGGTTTCGCATGA
- a CDS encoding metal ABC transporter permease → MIPLALDWSDIFSFQDYGELVALLSNSIIAGAVLGLVGGLIGVFVMQRDLAFAVHGISELSFAGAAAALLFGGSVVVGSIGGALLAAIVIGVLGSRARERNSLVGVLMPFGLGLGILFLSLYDGRSANRFSLLTGQIVAVSNPDLGWLVGISVVVLAGLLLMWWPLRFDSLDPVSAAARGVPTRAVSLLFMVLLGLIVAVSVHIIGALLVMALLVTPAAAAMRVSAGPVAVPLLAALFGFVAAVGGILLALAGTLPVSPYITTISFLIYLGCWAAQRIRRRVRRTV, encoded by the coding sequence ATGATCCCCCTCGCGCTCGACTGGAGCGACATCTTCTCGTTCCAGGACTACGGCGAACTGGTCGCCCTGCTGTCGAACTCGATCATCGCCGGGGCCGTGCTCGGCCTGGTCGGCGGCCTCATCGGCGTGTTCGTCATGCAGCGCGATCTCGCGTTCGCGGTGCACGGCATCAGCGAGCTGTCCTTCGCCGGTGCCGCCGCGGCGCTGCTGTTCGGCGGCAGCGTGGTGGTGGGGTCGATCGGCGGAGCGCTGCTCGCCGCGATCGTGATCGGCGTGCTCGGCAGTCGTGCGCGCGAGCGCAACTCCCTCGTGGGCGTCCTGATGCCGTTCGGCCTCGGCCTCGGCATCCTGTTCCTGTCGCTCTACGACGGCCGCAGCGCCAACCGGTTCTCGCTGCTGACCGGGCAGATCGTCGCGGTGTCGAACCCCGACCTCGGTTGGCTCGTCGGCATCAGCGTCGTGGTGCTGGCGGGGCTCCTGCTGATGTGGTGGCCGCTGCGCTTCGATTCGCTCGACCCCGTGTCGGCTGCCGCGCGCGGCGTTCCGACTCGTGCCGTGAGCCTGCTGTTCATGGTGCTGCTCGGACTGATCGTGGCGGTGAGCGTGCACATCATCGGCGCGCTTCTGGTGATGGCGCTGCTGGTGACTCCCGCTGCCGCGGCGATGCGCGTCAGCGCGGGTCCGGTCGCGGTGCCGCTGCTGGCCGCGCTGTTCGGGTTCGTGGCCGCCGTCGGCGGCATCCTGCTGGCCCTCGCCGGCACCCTGCCGGTGAGTCCCTACATCACGACGATCTCGTTCCTCATCTACCTCGGATGCTGGGCCGCGCAGCGCATCCGCAGACGGGTGCGTCGTACGGTCTGA